One Callospermophilus lateralis isolate mCalLat2 chromosome 6, mCalLat2.hap1, whole genome shotgun sequence genomic region harbors:
- the LOC143400818 gene encoding olfactory receptor 14J1, with protein sequence MVNLTSKSGFLLMGFSDDRKLQVLHALLFLVIYLLALTGNLLIITIITLDHRLHSPMYYFLKHLSLLDLCFISVTVPQSIANSLMDNGYISLGQCILQVFFFIALASSEVAILTVMSYDRYVAICQPLQYETIMNPSACRRAVIAVWMAGALSGLMHTTVNFSIPLCGERVIHQFFCDVPQMLKLACSYEFMNEIAVAALTTSTAFICLISIVLSYIRIFSMVLRIPSSEGRTKVFSTCLPHLFVVTFFLSAAGFEFLRPPSDSPSAVDLMFSIFYTVIPPTLNPVIYSLRNEAMKAALKKVLSKDEFSQRKMYFKAMFKI encoded by the coding sequence ATGGTAAACTTGACCTCAAAGAGTGGATTTCTCCTCATGGGGTTTTCTGATGACCGTAAGCTTCAGGTTCTACATGCACTGCTCTTTTTGGTGATATACCTTCTGGCCTTAACAGGCAACCTCCTCATTATTACCATCATTACCTTGGACCACCGTCTGCATTCTCCCATGTATTACTTCTTGAAGCACCTCTCTCTTCTGGACCTCTGCTTCATCTCTGTCACAGTACCACAGTCCATTGCAAATTCACTTATGGACAATGGGTACATTTCCCTTGGTCAGTGTATTCTTCAGGTTTTCTTCTTCATAGCTCTGGCCTCATCAGAAGTGGCAATCCTCACAGTGATGTCATATGACCGGTATGTTGCCATCTGTCAACCACTGCAGTATGAGACCATTATGAATCCCAGTGCTTGCAGGCGTGCAGTGATTGCCGTGTGGATGGCGGGGGCCCTCTCTGGGCTCATGCACACAACTGTTAACTTTTCCATTCCGCTATGTGGGGAAAGAGTTATTCATCAATTTTTTTGTGATGTCCCTCAAATGTTGAAACTTGCCTGTTCTTATGAATTCATGAATGAGATTGCAGTGGCTGCACTCACAACCTCAACAGCATTTATCTGTCTGATATCCATTGTGCTCTCCTACATTCGGATCTTCtcaatggtgctgagaatcccatCATCAGAGGGCAGGACCAAGGTCTTCTCCACCTGCCTACCACACCTATTCGTAGTCACCTTCTTCCTCTCAGCCGCAGGCTTTGAGTTTCTAAGGCCTCCTTCAGATTCCCCATCAGCTGTGGATCTTATGTTCTCCATATTCTACACTGTAATACCTCCAACGCTCAATCCAGTCATCTATAGCTTGCGAAACGAAGCCATGAAGGCAGCTCTGAAGAAGGTGCTGTCAAAAGATGAATTTTCTcagagaaaaatgtattttaaagcaATGTTTAAAATCTAA